A DNA window from Rhodospirillales bacterium RIFCSPLOWO2_02_FULL_58_16 contains the following coding sequences:
- a CDS encoding transcriptional repressor, producing MSPPSRIERLCNQKKMKMTGQRRIIAHILSEAVDHPNVEEVHRRSSELDPKISVATVYRTVRTFEDAGIIDRHEFGDGKSRYEEASDDHHDHLIDIQSGKVIEFQSDEIEALQEKIARKHGFKLAGHRLELYGVPLGSLKDNS from the coding sequence ATGTCCCCGCCATCGCGAATCGAACGGCTGTGCAATCAAAAGAAGATGAAGATGACCGGCCAACGGCGCATCATCGCACACATTCTTTCGGAAGCGGTGGACCACCCGAACGTAGAAGAAGTCCACCGGCGGTCATCCGAACTGGACCCGAAAATCAGCGTCGCCACCGTCTATCGCACGGTGCGCACGTTTGAAGATGCAGGCATCATAGACCGGCACGAATTCGGCGACGGCAAGTCGCGTTATGAAGAAGCCTCCGACGATCACCACGACCATCTTATCGACATCCAATCCGGTAAGGTTATTGAATTCCAGAGCGACGAGATTGAAGCCTTGCAGGAAAAGATCGCACGCAAACACGGCTTCAAGCTGGCCGGTCATCGGCTTGAATTATACGGCGTTCCGCTTGGTTCTTTGAAGGACAACTCATAA
- a CDS encoding tRNA (N6-isopentenyl adenosine(37)-C2)-methylthiotransferase MiaB, with the protein MAKKLHIRTYGCQMNVYDSARMADVLAPLGYTLSDKAEDADMVILNTCHIREKASEKVFSELGRLRLLKDRREKAGGGRMILAVAGCVAQAEGEEILSRAPYVDIVFGPQTYHRLPEMLAHAGRSAVLDTDFPPESKFDHLPEAAAVEHGSAFLTVQEGCDKFCTFCVVPYTRGVEYSRPVADILKEARRSVGAGALEITLLGQNVNCYHGKAPDDRNEWGLGRLVFELAGIDGLTRIRYTTSYPADMNDELIAAHRDVPQLMPFLHLPVQSGSDKVLAAMNRRHKADDYRRIVDKLRTARPDLALSSDFIVGFPGESDEDFRATLKLIEDIGFINAYSFKYSARPGTPAALLEDRVSEAVKEERLALLQGLLNRQQTAFNISCKDTIMPVLLDRRGRRSGQLVGRSPFMQPVHVEIDESFMGTIAELRIEAGYANSLAGIIAGEERACL; encoded by the coding sequence TTGGCAAAAAAACTCCATATCAGAACCTACGGCTGCCAGATGAATGTCTATGACTCCGCCCGCATGGCGGACGTCCTGGCGCCGCTCGGCTATACGCTTTCAGATAAGGCGGAGGACGCCGACATGGTCATCCTCAACACCTGCCATATCCGCGAGAAGGCTTCGGAAAAGGTATTCTCGGAACTGGGCCGGTTGCGTCTCCTGAAGGACCGCAGGGAAAAAGCCGGAGGCGGGCGGATGATCCTGGCCGTCGCCGGCTGCGTCGCCCAGGCTGAAGGAGAAGAAATTCTGAGCCGCGCCCCTTATGTGGACATAGTCTTCGGACCCCAGACCTATCATCGCCTGCCCGAAATGCTGGCCCATGCCGGTCGCTCCGCCGTCCTTGATACCGATTTTCCGCCCGAGTCCAAGTTCGACCATCTGCCGGAGGCCGCCGCCGTCGAGCACGGCTCCGCCTTCCTAACGGTGCAGGAAGGCTGTGACAAGTTCTGCACTTTTTGCGTGGTTCCATACACCCGAGGCGTCGAATACTCCCGCCCCGTCGCCGATATTCTCAAAGAGGCCCGCCGATCAGTCGGCGCCGGCGCCCTTGAGATCACCCTGCTCGGCCAGAATGTCAATTGCTATCACGGCAAAGCGCCTGACGACCGGAATGAATGGGGTCTTGGCCGTCTTGTCTTTGAACTGGCCGGAATCGACGGATTAACCCGGATTCGCTACACCACCTCGTATCCCGCCGACATGAACGATGAGCTGATCGCCGCCCACCGGGATGTCCCGCAACTCATGCCCTTCCTCCATCTGCCCGTGCAATCCGGTTCGGACAAAGTTCTGGCGGCGATGAACCGCCGCCACAAGGCGGATGACTACAGGCGAATTGTCGATAAACTCCGCACGGCGCGCCCCGATCTGGCGTTATCGTCCGATTTCATCGTCGGTTTTCCCGGCGAATCGGATGAGGATTTTCGCGCTACCTTGAAGTTGATAGAAGATATCGGCTTCATTAATGCCTACTCCTTCAAATACAGCGCCCGCCCCGGCACTCCGGCGGCGCTGCTGGAGGATCGGGTTTCCGAGGCGGTAAAGGAAGAGCGGCTGGCGCTGTTGCAAGGACTGCTGAACCGACAACAGACGGCGTTCAACATCTCCTGTAAAGACACGATCATGCCTGTTTTGCTGGACCGCCGGGGCAGGCGTTCCGGGCAACTGGTCGGCCGTAGCCCGTTTATGCAGCCGGTTCATGTGGAAATTGACGAATCCTTTATGGGAACCATCGCCGAATTGCGCATAGAAGCCGGTTACGCCAACAGCCTCGCCGGAATTATTGCAGGAGAAGAAAGGGCCTGCCTTTGA
- a CDS encoding phosphate starvation-inducible protein PhoH codes for MLFDENNLALQLFGPHHHYLAQIEQRLGVAINARGNELTITGDAEAMDIARAVLDELYARLKRGVTVDHKDIDAALRIAVHNGGNMSDAGIEIITRKRSISPRTPVQADYIRAIDENELVFGLGPAGTGKTYLAVAKAVERLVKGKVDRIILSRPAVEAGEQLGFLPGDMREKVDPYLRPLYDALHDMLPAEQVANCLKRGDIEVAPLAFMRGRTLADAFVILDEAQNTTAVQMKMFLTRLGENSRMVVTGDLSQVDLPRGTRSGLRDAEEILEGIKDVSFIRFSDKDVVRHHLVADIVRAYDEVEARRKAAARYEKKGSADHGNDD; via the coding sequence ATGCTCTTTGACGAAAACAATCTGGCGCTCCAACTTTTCGGGCCTCACCACCATTACCTTGCTCAAATTGAGCAAAGGCTGGGAGTCGCCATCAACGCTCGCGGCAACGAATTGACCATAACCGGCGATGCGGAAGCGATGGACATCGCCCGTGCGGTGCTTGATGAACTATATGCCCGTCTTAAACGGGGGGTGACGGTCGATCATAAGGATATCGACGCCGCCCTGCGGATTGCCGTCCACAACGGCGGCAATATGAGCGATGCCGGAATCGAAATAATCACCCGTAAACGCAGTATTTCACCACGCACTCCCGTTCAGGCCGACTACATCCGGGCCATCGACGAAAATGAACTGGTTTTCGGCCTCGGGCCGGCGGGAACCGGCAAGACCTATCTTGCCGTAGCCAAGGCGGTGGAACGGTTGGTCAAGGGCAAGGTGGATCGCATCATTCTTTCCCGTCCCGCCGTTGAAGCCGGCGAACAATTAGGGTTCCTGCCCGGAGACATGCGCGAAAAGGTTGACCCGTATCTGCGCCCCCTTTACGACGCCCTTCACGACATGCTGCCCGCCGAACAAGTCGCCAATTGCCTGAAACGCGGCGATATCGAGGTGGCGCCGCTGGCCTTCATGCGCGGCAGGACGCTGGCCGACGCCTTCGTCATTCTTGACGAGGCCCAGAACACGACGGCGGTGCAAATGAAGATGTTTCTTACCCGGCTTGGAGAAAACTCGCGGATGGTGGTGACCGGCGACCTTAGCCAGGTGGACCTGCCGCGAGGCACCCGCTCGGGATTGCGGGACGCAGAGGAAATCCTGGAAGGGATAAAAGACGTCAGCTTTATTCGCTTTTCCGACAAGGACGTGGTGCGCCATCATCTGGTCGCCGATATTGTCCGCGCCTATGACGAGGTCGAAGCGCGGCGCAAAGCGGCGGCCCGCTATGAAAAGAAGGGTAGTGCCGACCACGGCAATGATGACTGA
- a CDS encoding rRNA maturation RNase YbeY produces the protein MTESLEIDISILCPAWVEALPSVEGLCRRAALAAFYGEARNNGETPVEASLVLADDDFIRPLNKKYRGQDKPTNVLSFAFRESNDASPGHPEQTPEMLGDIVLAFETANSEASAGDKSLADHLSHLIVHGMLHLLGYDHKTAPQARVMERLETRALARIDIAAPYKDIALG, from the coding sequence ATGACTGAATCCCTGGAAATCGATATCTCCATCCTGTGTCCGGCATGGGTCGAGGCATTGCCGTCGGTCGAAGGGTTATGTCGGCGGGCCGCTCTCGCCGCATTTTACGGAGAGGCGCGGAATAACGGGGAAACTCCGGTCGAAGCAAGTCTGGTGCTGGCCGATGACGATTTCATCAGGCCCCTCAACAAAAAGTACCGGGGTCAGGACAAGCCCACCAATGTGCTGTCTTTCGCGTTCAGGGAGAGCAACGACGCAAGCCCCGGTCATCCGGAGCAAACGCCGGAAATGTTGGGCGACATCGTCCTCGCCTTCGAGACGGCAAACTCGGAAGCCTCCGCCGGGGATAAAAGCCTCGCCGACCATTTAAGCCACTTGATAGTCCATGGCATGCTTCACCTGCTCGGCTATGATCACAAGACGGCGCCGCAGGCGCGGGTTATGGAACGGCTGGAAACCAGGGCGCTGGCACGCATTGATATCGCCGCCCCCTACAAAGACATAGCTTTGGGATAA
- a CDS encoding magnesium/cobalt efflux protein, producing MNDHSADSPPHAAGFAGFLRGVLRALKWSNKTSAQDTLAELIEEREEAEIPIDMDERRLLTNVLDLRDRTIHDVMVPRADIIAVENGASLAEVIGLMTKEGHSRLPVYRGSLDDAIGMVHIKDILAWRGEDHAFKLPAIMRKVLFVSPFMQVLELLLEMRVTRSHMALVVDEYGGVDGLVTIEDLVEEIVGEIEDEHDRDEEPDLIRRPDGTFDADARATIESFEKIIGRAISDAELEDVDSLGGLVSAVAGRVPIKGELIKHRSGLEFEVLDADPRRIKRLRVRGVTPSTAEESETVL from the coding sequence ATGAATGACCATTCCGCCGATTCACCTCCTCATGCCGCAGGATTTGCCGGTTTCCTGCGCGGCGTGCTGCGCGCATTGAAGTGGAGCAACAAGACTTCGGCGCAAGACACCCTTGCCGAGTTGATCGAAGAACGCGAAGAAGCCGAGATTCCCATCGACATGGACGAGCGGCGGCTGCTGACTAACGTCCTGGACCTGCGCGACAGAACAATTCACGACGTGATGGTGCCGAGAGCCGACATCATTGCCGTCGAGAACGGGGCATCATTGGCGGAGGTCATCGGCCTGATGACCAAAGAGGGCCATTCCCGCCTGCCCGTCTACAGGGGCAGCCTGGATGACGCCATCGGCATGGTCCATATCAAAGATATTCTCGCCTGGCGCGGCGAGGATCACGCCTTCAAACTGCCGGCGATCATGCGCAAGGTGTTATTCGTTTCTCCCTTCATGCAGGTTCTGGAGCTGCTTCTGGAAATGCGCGTCACGCGCAGTCACATGGCTTTGGTCGTGGACGAATACGGCGGGGTGGACGGCCTTGTGACCATCGAAGATCTGGTTGAGGAAATCGTCGGCGAGATCGAGGACGAACACGACCGTGACGAAGAACCCGATCTGATCCGACGCCCCGACGGAACCTTCGATGCCGACGCCAGAGCCACCATCGAGTCCTTTGAAAAAATTATCGGTCGCGCCATCAGCGACGCTGAACTAGAAGACGTAGATAGTCTGGGCGGTCTGGTTTCCGCCGTGGCGGGACGGGTTCCGATAAAAGGCGAGCTTATCAAGCACCGTTCGGGACTTGAATTCGAGGTGCTGGACGCCGACCCCCGCCGCATCAAACGCCTGCGGGTGCGCGGAGTAACTCCCTCGACCGCCGAAGAATCCGAAACCGTTTTATGA
- a CDS encoding apolipoprotein N-acyltransferase: protein MNGAFVRLKSMVTAMTGRRRFALAAGLGALATAALPPLHVVILLVPAFTGLLWLVEGTKKLRSAFAVGWWFGFGHFVSGVYWTSISMLVKPEAFAWMIPFALFGLPATLAVFPAAAAVLTCVYRVGSVGRVLIFAASWTAIEWVRSWIFTGFPWNLIATAWANCDSMMQFAAFGGAYGLGLLTIIAAAMPTTLADGTGKRIFAPVIIAFAALGLTWGGGALRLAFAENGVVPDVRLRLVQPNIDQKLKWEPELRQSHVLNQMRMSAAPSTASPPTHIIWAETATPYYLADEPQLLALLSKAVPDHGLLITGAFRALFPKDKPSQVWNSLYAVDAEGKIAGTYDKFHLVPFGEYVPFRKVLTFAKLTEGRNDFTPGAGLQTLKLPGLPPVSPLICYEVIFPGQVANQDQRPAWMLNITNDGWYGRSSGPYQHFAAARMRAVEEGLPLVRVANTGISAVVDAYGRTRAVLGLGVSGVVDSELPVHLEKQTFYGRFGNGIVLVMLIGVLLTGILLSEKYQQY from the coding sequence ATGAACGGCGCCTTCGTAAGACTCAAAAGCATGGTGACGGCCATGACGGGCCGGCGGCGTTTCGCCCTGGCGGCGGGACTGGGCGCGTTGGCGACAGCCGCTCTGCCGCCCCTGCATGTCGTGATTCTTTTAGTCCCCGCTTTTACCGGCCTGCTATGGCTTGTCGAAGGCACAAAAAAGCTGCGCTCCGCTTTTGCCGTCGGCTGGTGGTTCGGCTTCGGACACTTCGTCAGCGGCGTCTACTGGACTTCCATTTCGATGCTGGTCAAACCCGAAGCCTTTGCCTGGATGATCCCTTTCGCCCTGTTCGGGTTGCCGGCGACGCTTGCCGTATTTCCCGCCGCAGCGGCTGTGTTGACCTGCGTTTACCGCGTCGGAAGCGTCGGGCGGGTTCTGATCTTCGCCGCCTCGTGGACGGCGATAGAATGGGTAAGAAGCTGGATATTCACCGGCTTCCCCTGGAATCTCATCGCCACCGCCTGGGCGAATTGCGATTCCATGATGCAGTTCGCCGCCTTCGGCGGCGCCTACGGTCTCGGACTGCTGACCATTATCGCAGCGGCCATGCCGACGACGCTCGCTGACGGAACCGGAAAACGCATATTTGCGCCGGTCATCATCGCCTTTGCCGCCCTGGGCCTGACATGGGGCGGCGGCGCCCTGCGCTTGGCTTTTGCTGAAAACGGCGTCGTCCCCGACGTCCGTTTGCGTCTGGTGCAACCTAATATTGACCAAAAGCTCAAATGGGAACCTGAATTGCGCCAAAGCCATGTATTAAATCAGATGCGCATGAGCGCGGCCCCGTCCACGGCGTCCCCCCCGACTCATATAATATGGGCGGAAACGGCGACGCCTTATTACCTGGCCGATGAACCGCAACTGCTGGCCCTCCTGAGCAAGGCGGTCCCCGACCATGGTCTTCTTATCACCGGGGCATTCCGGGCCTTGTTCCCGAAGGATAAGCCCTCCCAGGTTTGGAACAGCCTTTATGCCGTCGATGCGGAAGGTAAAATCGCCGGAACCTACGACAAGTTCCACCTTGTGCCTTTCGGCGAGTATGTCCCGTTCCGCAAGGTGCTGACGTTCGCCAAGCTTACCGAGGGGCGGAATGATTTCACGCCGGGAGCGGGCCTCCAAACCCTCAAGCTGCCGGGGCTGCCGCCGGTCAGTCCGCTGATTTGCTACGAAGTCATCTTTCCCGGCCAAGTCGCGAACCAAGACCAACGGCCGGCGTGGATGCTTAATATCACTAATGACGGGTGGTACGGTCGCTCGTCCGGCCCCTATCAGCATTTCGCCGCCGCCCGTATGCGCGCGGTGGAAGAAGGCCTGCCGCTGGTGCGGGTGGCGAATACCGGCATTTCGGCGGTAGTTGACGCCTATGGACGAACCCGCGCCGTCCTGGGATTGGGGGTAAGCGGCGTTGTCGACAGCGAACTGCCGGTCCATTTGGAAAAACAGACATTTTATGGTCGTTTCGGTAATGGAATCGTGCTAGTAATGTTAATCGGAGTTTTGCTGACCGGAATATTGCTGTCTGAAAAATACCAACAATATTAA
- a CDS encoding transcriptional regulator — translation MPVRRGRRRTTGAPRPVDIHVGSRVRLRRTLLGISQEKLGDAVGLTFQQIQKYERGANRIGASRLYELSRFLNVPISFFFDDMTDEVKAAEAQARVQIHGLSDHQQTAFAHDPMAKRETLELVRSYYKIFNPKVRKRLFELTKSLAIAARSA, via the coding sequence ATCCCCGTCCGCAGGGGAAGGCGGAGGACTACCGGCGCTCCCAGGCCGGTTGATATTCATGTCGGAAGCCGGGTCAGGCTGCGCCGCACCTTACTTGGAATAAGCCAGGAAAAACTCGGCGACGCCGTCGGCTTGACGTTTCAGCAAATTCAAAAATATGAACGCGGAGCCAATCGTATCGGCGCCAGCCGTCTTTATGAATTGAGCCGGTTTCTTAATGTCCCGATTTCTTTCTTCTTTGATGACATGACCGATGAAGTGAAGGCCGCCGAAGCCCAGGCCCGTGTCCAGATCCACGGCCTGAGCGATCATCAGCAGACGGCTTTCGCCCACGACCCCATGGCCAAACGCGAGACCCTCGAACTGGTGCGCTCCTACTACAAAATATTTAATCCCAAAGTGCGAAAGCGCCTGTTTGAGCTTACCAAGTCTCTTGCCATCGCCGCCCGCTCCGCCTGA